The Phycisphaerae bacterium genome includes a region encoding these proteins:
- a CDS encoding zinc-binding dehydrogenase translates to MSKFSDYRTRRQFQLPKTMEAVTLAGPGFENIAVRQVPLPTPGDNQLLCRVDAAGVCTSILKLIAQGSNHTFLNGWDLQKYPVILGDEGSVTLVQTGKNLAGKYQIGQRFGIQPAVDVRPICHRDRYRDQAAGMNKCAVGYTLGGNLAQYLLIQEEVLQGNCLLPLPDDDMPYFAVSMAEPISCVYSAQERQFHIHKASPNAPREPRLGILPDGTAVVIGAGSMGRMHVEMAMRYRPRYLIVADVIDERLELVQERLGEKASALGITLVTVHGDHLKETIRELTDGAMADDVILAVGVQPVQQAALELLGKGGVANLFGGLPRGKHLLQIDAIAVHYNEIKVVGSSGGEPSDLQATLDAIAAGHIDPGNYVYGVGSLRHAPAVLKMIEQNQVDGKVILYPHADLPDLNMVDGWDAEREQALLDENLIA, encoded by the coding sequence ACGCCCGGCGACAACCAGCTCCTCTGCCGCGTCGACGCCGCCGGGGTCTGCACCTCCATCCTCAAGCTGATCGCCCAGGGCTCCAACCACACGTTTCTGAATGGCTGGGATCTCCAGAAATACCCGGTCATCCTCGGCGATGAGGGCTCCGTCACCCTCGTCCAGACCGGCAAAAACCTCGCCGGCAAGTACCAGATCGGCCAGCGATTCGGCATCCAGCCGGCCGTCGACGTCCGGCCCATCTGCCACCGCGACCGCTACCGCGACCAGGCCGCCGGCATGAACAAGTGCGCCGTCGGATACACCCTCGGCGGCAACCTCGCCCAATACCTCCTCATCCAGGAAGAAGTCCTCCAGGGCAACTGCCTGCTCCCGCTGCCCGACGACGACATGCCCTACTTCGCCGTCTCCATGGCCGAACCCATCTCCTGCGTCTACTCCGCCCAGGAACGGCAATTCCACATCCACAAGGCCAGCCCCAACGCCCCGCGCGAACCCAGACTAGGCATTCTGCCTGACGGAACCGCCGTCGTCATCGGGGCCGGATCCATGGGGCGCATGCACGTCGAGATGGCCATGCGCTACCGCCCGCGGTACCTCATCGTCGCCGACGTCATCGACGAACGACTCGAACTCGTCCAGGAACGCCTCGGCGAAAAGGCCAGCGCCCTCGGCATCACCCTCGTCACCGTCCACGGCGACCACCTCAAGGAAACCATACGTGAACTGACCGACGGAGCCATGGCCGATGACGTCATCCTTGCCGTCGGCGTTCAGCCGGTCCAGCAGGCCGCCCTCGAACTGCTCGGCAAGGGCGGCGTCGCCAACCTCTTCGGCGGACTGCCCCGCGGCAAGCACCTCCTCCAGATCGACGCCATCGCCGTCCACTACAACGAAATCAAGGTCGTCGGCTCCAGCGGCGGCGAACCCTCCGACCTCCAGGCCACCCTCGACGCCATCGCCGCCGGCCACATCGACCCGGGCAACTACGTCTACGGCGTCGGCTCCCTCCGCCACGCCCCCGCCGTCCTCAAGATGATCGAACAAAACCAGGTCGACGGCAAGGTCATCCTCTACCCGCACGCCGACCTGCCCGACCTCAACATGGTCGACGGCTGGGACGCCGAACGCGAACAAGCACTGCTCGACGAAAACCTCATCGCCTGA